GCTGATGTTGATCCCGATAGTGGCCTAATTACTGCCGATAGCATAGAAAGAGTAATCACACCCAAAACTAAAGCGGTCATCGTAGTTCACCTGGCTGGGTGGCCGGCTGATATGGACCCCATCATGAAATTAGCCGATCGCTATCAACTCAAAGTAATAGAAGATTGTGCGCAAGCACATGGTGCGCGCTATAAAGGCCGTTCAGTAGGTTCAATAGGCCATGTTGGTGCGTGGTCATTTTGTCAAGATAAGATCCTCACCACAGGAGGTGAGGGTGGCATGATCACGACCAATGATCCAGAGATTTGGTCTAGAGCGTGGTCATTCAAAGACCATGGCAAGAGTTATGATGCTGTCTACCACCGGCAGCACCCTCCAGGATTTCGCTGGCTGCACGAAAGTTTTGGGACGAACTGGCGAATGCTCGAAGTTCAGGCAGCAATTGGTCGCGTAGCCCTTAGAAAGTTAGATGGATGGGTAGTAAAACGCCGTGCCAACGCCCAATTTCTTTCTGAATGTCTTAGAGGAGTGCCCGCCTTGCGCATTCCAGAGCCGCCTCAGGGGATATACCACTCATACTATAGACTCTATGCATATGTCGTGCCTGAGAAGATGAAGCCTGACTGGAATCGCGATCGCGTGCTGGAAGGTATTGCAGCGCAGGGAGTCCCAGCTTTCAGCGGAAGTTGTAGTGAGGTGTATTTAGAAAAGGCCTTTATTAAAGCCA
The window above is part of the Candidatus Roseilinea sp. genome. Proteins encoded here:
- a CDS encoding aminotransferase, which codes for MSLLNTLGREKFILSPWPVFESDEIEAVERVLRSGKVNYWTGQEGRLFEKEFAEYVGTDYAVALHNGTVALELALYALGIGDGDEVITTPRTFIASASAIVMRGAIPVFADVDPDSGLITADSIERVITPKTKAVIVVHLAGWPADMDPIMKLADRYQLKVIEDCAQAHGARYKGRSVGSIGHVGAWSFCQDKILTTGGEGGMITTNDPEIWSRAWSFKDHGKSYDAVYHRQHPPGFRWLHESFGTNWRMLEVQAAIGRVALRKLDGWVVKRRANAQFLSECLRGVPALRIPEPPQGIYHSYYRLYAYVVPEKMKPDWNRDRVLEGIAAQGVPAFSGSCSEVYLEKAFIKANLQPRFRLPVAKELGETSLAFLVHPTLLPEQLEVVASVTRQVAEQALR